In Monodelphis domestica isolate mMonDom1 chromosome 4, mMonDom1.pri, whole genome shotgun sequence, one DNA window encodes the following:
- the LOC100010766 gene encoding alpha-enolase-like isoform X2: protein MNVVEQDHIDKFMIELDGTENKSKFGANAILGVSLAVCKAGAAERCIPLYRHIADLACKEDLILPVPAFNVINGGSHAGNKLAMQEFMILPIGAPSFKEAMRIGTEVYHNLKNVIKEKYGQIATSVGDEGGFAPNILENKEALDLLKEAISKAGYTDEVVIGMDIAASEFRRDGKYDLDFKSPDDPSRYVTAKDLMDMYKSFIKDYPVVSIEDPFDQDDWEPWTTFTADAGIQVVGDDLTVTNPSRIKKAIQEKSCNCLLLKVNQIGTVTEAIKACKMAQANGWGVMVSHRSGETEDSFIADLVVGLSTGQIKTGAPCRSERLAKYNQLLRIEEQLGCKAKFAGKNFRNPGVICQKGSSPKITTLAIFMCHVKRSR from the exons ATGAATGTTGTGGAGCAAGACCATATTGACAAATTCATGATAGAGCTGGATGGCACTGAGAATAAAA GTAAATTTGGTGCCAATGCCATTTTGGGAGTGTCTCTAGCTGTTTGCAAGGCTGGAGCTGCTGAGAGATGTATCCCTCTGTACCGCCACATTGCTGACCTTGCTTGCAAAGAGGATCTCATTCTACCTGTACCA GCCTTCAACGTGATCAACGGTGGCTCCCACGCTGGTAACAAGCTGGCCATGCAGGAGTTCATGATCCTCCCTATTGGGGCACCCAGCTTCAAGGAGGCCATGCGCATTGGAACTGAGGTCTACCACAACCTGAAGAATGTGATTAAGGAGAAGTATGGACAGATTGCCACCAGTGTAGGGGATGAGGGCGGCTTTGCTCCTAACATCCTGGAGAATAAAGAAG CTCTCGATCTGCTGAAAGAAGCAATCAGCAAGGCTGGCTACACAGATGAAGTGGTCATTGGCATGGACATCGCTGCCTCAGAGTTTCGCCGAGATGGGAAGTACGACCTGGACTTCAAGTCTCCCGATGATCCCAGCAGATACGTCACTGCTAAGGACCTGATGGACATGTACAAGTCTTTTATCAAGGACTACCCAG tgGTGTCTATTGAAGATCCTTTTGACCAGGATGATTGGGAACCTTGGACAACTTTCACCGCTGATGCAGGCATCCAGGTGGTGGGGGATGACCTTACAGTGACCAATCCTTCACGCATCAAAAAGGCCATACAGGAAAAATCGTGCAACTGCCTCCTGCTCAAAGTGAACCAGATCGGCACTGTTACCGAGGCCATTAAGGC GTGCAAGATGGCCCAGGCTAATGGGTGGGGTGTAATGGTTTCCCATCGTTCTGGGGAGACAGAAGACTCCTTCATTGCAGACCTGGTGGTGGGTCTCAGCACTGGCCAG ATTAAGACTGGTGCCCCTTGCCGATCTGAGCGCCTGGCCAAGTATAATCAGCTTCTCAG AATTGAAGAACAGCTGGGCTGCAAGGCTAAATTCGCTGGTAAGAACTTCAGAAACCCCGGTGTAATTTGCCAGAAGGGTAGCTCTCCCAAAATCACCACCTTAGCAATTTTTATGTGCCATGTCAAACGCTCTCGATAA